From the Pseudodesulfovibrio indicus genome, the window TCCAACTGCTCCAGCTGGGACTCGAGATCGAGAATGGTCTGGAGGCAGTTGGTTATGCGGACAAGGTGTTTGACCGAGTTGGAATCCGACATGGGGTCTCTCTCAGAAGTATTTGTCTCTCTTCGTTTATTAACCCTTTTTGCGAAATCTTGTACAGATATGTCACATGCAAAAGTAGCATGTTGCAACACCCCTGTCACCACAGAAATTCCCCAACGGCGACGGACGGTTAGACTATACTGCACAGGGGCGGGCCAGATTTTGTCTCAAAATTTTCTAGAGCGGCCCGGCGCGGAACCCCGTCCCGAACCGTCCGGCCGCCCCGGGGAATCACTCCCCTTCCGGGACGGAGATCCACTTCTTGTAGAAGTTGTACAGGTAGTTCCCGCCCGAGACCACGGTCAGCGCCAGGGCTATGTACAACAGCACTATCCCCGTGGGCCGGGGGTCCCAGCCGAAGAGCGGATAGTGGAAGATGAGGAAACCCAGGGACAGGGACTGGGTCAGGGTCTTGGCCTTGCCCAGCTTGTCCGCGGCGACCACCTCGCCCATCTCGGCGGCGATGGCGCGCATCCCGGTGACCGCCAGCTCGCGGCAGATGATGATGATCACCACCCAGGCGGGTACGCCCCAGCCCGGTCCGAGCCGGACGAGCATGATCAGCGCGGAGCCGATGAGCAGCTTGTCCGCCAGGGGGTCCAGGAACTTGCCAAGGTTGGTGATGGCGTTCTGCTCCCTCGCGATCTTGCCGTCGAAGTAGTCCGTGACGCAGGCCAGGAAATACAGGCCGAAGGCGAAGTAGGAGCCGAACTTGAACTGGAACCACATCTCGAAATAGAGCAGCAGCACGATGAACGGAGCCGCCAGAATCCGGGCCATGGTCAGACAGTTCGGAAGGTTGAATAGCTTTTTCCTGTCCATCTTTCCCGCCTAGGTGTTCGTTGTCGAGGCCGCCTCGAGGCTCTTCTGGGCCGCTTCCGCTATGGTGTCCGCCAGCTCGATGAACGCGCTCTTGGCGAAGGAATCCTCTTCGAGCAGGACCACCGGGGTGCCGAGATCGCCCGCCACCACCGTGGCCGGATCGAGCGGGATGGCGCCCAGGAAGTCGAGGCCGTACTTCTCGGCCAGCGCCCTGCCGCCGCCCTTCTTGAACAGGTCGATGGACTGGTGGCAGTGCGGGCAGACCAGCCCGGACATGTTCTCGACCACGCCGAGGATCGGGGCCTTGGCGTACTGAAGAAAATTGATGGACTTGCGCACGTCGGACAGGGAAACCTCCTGCGGGGTGGTGACCACCACCGACAGGGCGTCCGGAATGGTCTTCAGCACGGTCATGGGCTCGTCGCCGGTGCCCGGAGGGGAATCGACCACCAGAAAGTCCAGCTCGCCCCACTGCACGTCGGAGATGAACTGGCGGATGGCCGAGGTCTTCATGGGACCGCGCCACAGCACCGCCTGGTCCGGGTCCTTGAGCAGGGACTCCATGGAGACCACGTGGAGGTTGTCGTTATATTCCTTGGGCAGGATCAGGGACCCCCGGTCGATCTCCAGGCAACCGGAGATGCCGAGCAGGGTCGGCACGCTGGGACCATGGATATCCACGTCCATGAGCCCGACCTTGAAGCCCCGCGCCGCCAGGGCGGCGGCCACGTTGACCGAAACCGAGCTCTTGCCCACCCCGCCCTTGCCGCTCATGATGAACAGCTTGTATTTGATCTTCTCCAGGGTGGACTTGATCATCTCGTCCTGGATTTTCATCTTCGCGCTGGTGGACCCACCGCTGCCGCAGGAAGAACCTCCCGCGCTGCCGCAGGAACCGGAACTGCATTCACTCATGGCTGTATTTCTCTCTTTATCTCTTCTCCCTCGCGGGAGACCCTATTCATTTCGCGCGGCCTCTCGACAGCCGCTCCAACACGATGACCACGCACACGCCCGCGACGCACAGCGCCAAGGCCAGGGCCACGCCGGAATCAAAACCGTCCGGCAGCACGTTCTGCGTGCGCAGGACATGCATCTTTCCACGAATGACCGCCGATTCCAAGACTTCTTTCCAGGGCCAGACCTTTCTGAGCGCCCCGATCATGAATCCGGTCAGCACGGACACCGTGGCCGCGTGCCATCTCTGTAACAGAAAATGGAGCACTCTGGAAAACAAAGCGATGCCCACCACCGCGCCGGCCCCGAAGGCGGCGATGACCACGAAGTTGTCCCAGATAAAGGGATTCTTGAGGGTCCGGGTGACGTATTCGTACTTGCCGAGCATGAGCAGCAGGAACGCCCCGCTGATGCCCGGCAGGATCATGGCGCAGATGGCTATGGAACCGCACAGAAAGATGAACGGCAGGGTCTCGGGCGTGGAAACCGGGATCATCCCCACCAAAAGATAGCTGGCCGCGGCGCCCAGCCCCACCAGGGCCAGGTTGGGGCCGTTCAGGGGCTTGATTTCCTTGCCCACCACGAAGATGGAGGCCGCGATCAGCCCGAAGAACAG encodes:
- the pgsA gene encoding CDP-diacylglycerol--glycerol-3-phosphate 3-phosphatidyltransferase, whose product is MDRKKLFNLPNCLTMARILAAPFIVLLLYFEMWFQFKFGSYFAFGLYFLACVTDYFDGKIAREQNAITNLGKFLDPLADKLLIGSALIMLVRLGPGWGVPAWVVIIIICRELAVTGMRAIAAEMGEVVAADKLGKAKTLTQSLSLGFLIFHYPLFGWDPRPTGIVLLYIALALTVVSGGNYLYNFYKKWISVPEGE
- a CDS encoding Mrp/NBP35 family ATP-binding protein translates to MSECSSGSCGSAGGSSCGSGGSTSAKMKIQDEMIKSTLEKIKYKLFIMSGKGGVGKSSVSVNVAAALAARGFKVGLMDVDIHGPSVPTLLGISGCLEIDRGSLILPKEYNDNLHVVSMESLLKDPDQAVLWRGPMKTSAIRQFISDVQWGELDFLVVDSPPGTGDEPMTVLKTIPDALSVVVTTPQEVSLSDVRKSINFLQYAKAPILGVVENMSGLVCPHCHQSIDLFKKGGGRALAEKYGLDFLGAIPLDPATVVAGDLGTPVVLLEEDSFAKSAFIELADTIAEAAQKSLEAASTTNT
- a CDS encoding DUF368 domain-containing protein, yielding MRGSPSLKEAFMAAPGPRNTREAVLLWLKGLCMGGADIIPGVSGGTIAFITGIYGDLVDAIRSFDGLFLRRLLRLDLAGAVAETHLRFLACLLFGILTAIVTMASLMNHLLNNHPVEIWSLFFGLIAASIFVVGKEIKPLNGPNLALVGLGAAASYLLVGMIPVSTPETLPFIFLCGSIAICAMILPGISGAFLLLMLGKYEYVTRTLKNPFIWDNFVVIAAFGAGAVVGIALFSRVLHFLLQRWHAATVSVLTGFMIGALRKVWPWKEVLESAVIRGKMHVLRTQNVLPDGFDSGVALALALCVAGVCVVIVLERLSRGRAK